From the Bacteroidales bacterium genome, one window contains:
- the gdhA gene encoding NADP-specific glutamate dehydrogenase has product MDLKKFMADLEARHPGEKEYLQAVHEVVESVQEVYEKHPEFAANGILERIVEPDRVFTFRVAWVDDKGKVQTNLGYRVQFNGAIGPYKGGIRFHKAVNLSMLKFLGFEQTFKNALTTLPMGGGKGGSDFDPVGKSNGEIMRFCQAFMWELWRCLGKDTDVPAGDVGVGAREVGYMYGMYTKLAREYNVGVFTGKGINWGGSKIRPEATGYGALYFVEHMLSKAGKSLKGKTVVCSGFGNVAWGATQKAKELGAKVIGISGPDGVCHIPDGMTDEMNAYMLELRASNNNVVAPMATKFKGVTFTPGKKAWSLKCDIALPCAFQNELDGNDAKELLKNGVTLVAEVSNMGCTPEAIHEFQKAKILFAPGKAVNAGGVATSGLEMTQNAMHLSWSEKEVDDRLHEIMQSIHEACVTHGTEKGGYVNYVKGANIAGFMKVARAMVEQGVV; this is encoded by the coding sequence ATGGATCTAAAGAAATTTATGGCTGACTTAGAAGCCAGACACCCAGGTGAGAAGGAGTATTTGCAAGCTGTGCATGAAGTAGTAGAATCAGTTCAAGAGGTTTATGAAAAACATCCTGAGTTTGCTGCAAATGGCATTTTGGAACGTATTGTTGAACCCGACAGAGTCTTTACTTTCCGCGTTGCATGGGTTGACGATAAAGGTAAAGTTCAAACAAACTTGGGTTACAGAGTTCAATTTAACGGTGCAATTGGACCATACAAAGGTGGAATCAGATTTCACAAGGCTGTAAACCTTTCAATGTTGAAGTTCTTGGGCTTCGAACAAACATTTAAAAATGCTTTGACTACGCTTCCTATGGGCGGTGGTAAAGGTGGTTCCGATTTTGACCCTGTTGGAAAATCAAACGGCGAAATCATGCGTTTTTGCCAAGCTTTCATGTGGGAATTGTGGCGTTGCTTAGGCAAAGACACTGACGTTCCTGCAGGAGACGTTGGCGTTGGAGCACGCGAAGTTGGTTACATGTATGGTATGTACACAAAACTTGCTCGCGAATATAACGTAGGAGTTTTCACAGGTAAAGGTATCAACTGGGGAGGTTCAAAAATTCGTCCAGAAGCAACAGGTTACGGTGCTCTATATTTTGTTGAGCATATGTTGAGCAAAGCTGGTAAAAGCTTAAAAGGTAAAACTGTTGTTTGCTCAGGCTTTGGAAACGTTGCTTGGGGTGCTACACAAAAAGCAAAAGAACTTGGCGCAAAAGTTATCGGTATATCTGGACCAGACGGCGTTTGCCACATTCCTGATGGTATGACAGACGAAATGAACGCCTATATGTTGGAGCTAAGAGCATCGAACAACAACGTTGTTGCACCAATGGCAACTAAATTTAAAGGTGTTACTTTCACTCCAGGTAAAAAAGCATGGAGCTTGAAATGCGATATCGCTCTTCCTTGCGCATTCCAAAATGAGTTAGATGGTAATGATGCAAAAGAGTTGCTCAAAAACGGAGTTACTTTAGTTGCAGAGGTATCGAACATGGGTTGTACACCAGAGGCAATTCACGAATTCCAAAAAGCAAAAATTTTATTTGCACCGGGTAAAGCTGTTAACGCAGGTGGAGTTGCAACTTCAGGTCTAGAGATGACTCAAAATGCTATGCACCTGTCATGGAGCGAGAAAGAGGTTGATGACAGACTTCACGAAATTATGCAAAGCATTCACGAAGCATGTGTTACTCACGGAACAGAAAAAGGTGGTTATGTAAACTACGTAAAAGGTGCTAA
- a CDS encoding TonB-dependent receptor, with protein MRFFKYCLFFVATFSQIVVQAQDFIDTLLLNEIVVVEKVNYAKVPGQSSQNLTAIKGKSSYVLNLGEALEQNTSVNIRSYGLSGISTVSVRGAGASHTGVVWNGINIQNIQTGQFNFASLPIASADKIMLVKGGTGAQVGSGSIGGTVFIDNHLSLDDEIKAELTLTAGMLKQYGQYLSIEKSSKRFATRLLLSNSTAENDFTYINTSRFGSPVDTNTNGAFSKLSALSSSKLLLGKKSAINLHLWFTKQHTEDAGTMLIPPKGHYTNDDNIRSVLHWEWCNNNLSIDFRSAYLYGYMKYAGDIVSNHFTNNQLNEISIGQDNTLIEWKATINQSLEWMTSTDLQKNPKRNRYSMYGIAKYLWKRLEAALIVRQEVVNNKFIPFTPAIGVDFSASEKITISSFVSRSYRLPAFNDLYWTGWGNRDLVPEDAINKEVSVKYSNNVGKSRYFAQLTAFHNDISDMIVWLPYGSIWKPENQDSVVSFGIEAETDYLFWKSEKFNCGVQLHYTWVKSFSDGYEMIYVPNHKGAIGLHVDYRGYYLNYNHSLTSFRYTNKQNTKWLDGFNVANLSCGKSFDYKRYQFKISGVVRNLYNSEYQVIRHYPTPPRTFEISLTIRYKH; from the coding sequence GTGAGATTTTTTAAATACTGTTTATTTTTTGTAGCAACTTTTTCGCAAATAGTTGTACAGGCGCAAGATTTTATCGACACACTATTGTTAAATGAGATAGTTGTTGTTGAAAAAGTCAATTATGCAAAAGTACCGGGACAATCGTCACAAAATCTCACTGCAATAAAAGGCAAAAGTAGCTATGTTTTGAATTTGGGCGAAGCATTGGAGCAAAATACCTCTGTAAACATAAGGTCTTATGGATTGTCGGGAATTTCGACGGTTTCAGTGAGAGGAGCAGGAGCATCACATACGGGGGTAGTGTGGAATGGTATTAATATACAGAATATTCAGACCGGACAATTTAATTTTGCCTCGTTACCAATCGCATCTGCCGACAAAATAATGCTTGTAAAAGGCGGAACAGGTGCACAGGTTGGCAGTGGAAGTATTGGTGGAACAGTGTTTATAGACAATCATTTGTCCCTTGATGATGAAATAAAAGCCGAGCTGACGTTAACGGCAGGGATGTTAAAACAGTATGGGCAATATTTATCGATAGAAAAGTCGAGTAAAAGGTTTGCTACAAGATTACTATTATCAAACTCAACCGCTGAAAATGACTTTACCTATATAAATACTTCGAGATTTGGTAGTCCGGTTGATACAAACACGAACGGTGCCTTTTCAAAGTTATCAGCGCTTAGTAGTTCAAAGCTTTTATTAGGCAAAAAAAGTGCAATCAACTTGCATTTATGGTTTACAAAGCAGCACACCGAAGACGCGGGTACAATGCTTATCCCACCAAAGGGACATTATACAAATGATGACAACATACGTTCAGTGCTACACTGGGAGTGGTGTAACAATAATCTTTCCATCGATTTTCGTTCGGCATATCTTTATGGATATATGAAATATGCAGGCGATATAGTTTCTAACCACTTCACAAACAATCAATTAAACGAAATTTCTATTGGGCAAGATAACACATTAATTGAATGGAAAGCCACTATAAATCAGTCATTAGAATGGATGACAAGTACCGATTTGCAAAAAAATCCTAAAAGAAACAGATATTCCATGTACGGTATTGCTAAATATCTATGGAAACGGCTTGAGGCAGCTTTGATTGTTAGACAAGAGGTTGTTAATAATAAATTTATTCCTTTTACTCCTGCAATTGGTGTTGATTTCTCGGCAAGTGAAAAAATAACTATTTCGTCTTTTGTTTCAAGGAGTTATAGGTTGCCAGCTTTTAATGATTTGTACTGGACAGGCTGGGGGAATCGAGATCTAGTTCCCGAAGATGCCATAAACAAAGAAGTTTCAGTAAAATATTCAAACAACGTTGGAAAGTCGCGTTACTTTGCTCAATTAACGGCATTTCATAATGACATTAGTGATATGATTGTATGGCTACCATACGGCTCTATTTGGAAGCCGGAAAACCAGGACAGTGTTGTAAGCTTCGGAATAGAGGCAGAGACAGATTATCTGTTTTGGAAAAGTGAAAAATTTAATTGTGGAGTACAGTTGCATTACACTTGGGTTAAAAGCTTTAGCGATGGATACGAAATGATATATGTCCCAAATCACAAGGGGGCAATAGGGTTACACGTTGATTATCGGGGTTATTATTTAAACTATAATCACAGCTTAACATCATTCAGATACACCAACAAACAAAATACAAAATGGCTTGATGGTTTCAATGTAGCTAATTTAAGTTGCGGCAAATCATTTGATTACAAAAGGTATCAATTTAAAATATCTGGTGTGGTTAGAAACTTATATAACTCAGAATATCAAGTGATAAGACATTATCCTACGCCACCTCGCACTTTCGAAATTTCATTAACAATCAGATATAAACATTAA
- a CDS encoding tetratricopeptide repeat protein, producing the protein MRFFENLKLQKWTLVIIVVLLNFNTLRNQYALDDAIVITKNQHVEKGLSGIPDILKNDTFQGFFGSQQDLVAGGRYRPLSLITFAIEYQFFGLNPVVGHFINIVIYAIIVVLLLLVLRELIPNANNQWLKIAWLTAFLFAIHPIHTEAVANIKGRDELMTLLFALLAWLSVFKWIKTDKTKHLILASLYIFLGSMSKEHAVAFVFVIPFSLWFFNHAKLRKSIIAVVPLFIGALAFVIIRQNVLGSFSFDPGDELMNNPFADASVGQKYATILFTFVWYLKLLFMPHPLTFDYYPYHVRLVEPTSLIAILSLLIFIVMIFIALYGLKRRYYASFWIIFFLATFVLMSNLLFTVGTFMNERFMFIPSISFAFGLAWFLSWLLQKNKKIAISGLILITALTSFKVYSRNKVWYDDATLFSTDVKTSSNSAKSNTTMGGMLFEKAQKEKDKEKQHDILVEADKYLSKALEIHPNYNDARLLKGNVVFQLQSPDSAMRWYFDIFKKSPSHAHAWKNALIVVESISDIDSRIDTYTKLYSIDSSRFEITYNLGLLYSKNKSDYTQGTLFLEKAVKSNPNNKNAIRDLGITYGMQGDYTKSEALLSDAVKRFPNDGQLFYNLAITLYNLKKYEEAQKAFNKASELDSSIKPVKLVQ; encoded by the coding sequence GTGCGATTTTTTGAAAATCTGAAATTGCAAAAATGGACGTTGGTCATAATAGTTGTATTGCTCAATTTCAATACGCTAAGAAACCAGTATGCACTTGATGATGCCATTGTAATTACAAAAAATCAACATGTAGAAAAGGGATTGAGTGGCATTCCCGACATACTTAAAAACGATACTTTTCAAGGTTTTTTCGGTTCACAACAAGATTTGGTTGCAGGTGGAAGATACAGGCCACTATCACTTATTACATTTGCCATTGAATATCAGTTTTTTGGACTTAACCCAGTGGTTGGTCATTTTATCAATATTGTTATATATGCAATAATTGTCGTATTACTTCTGTTGGTGCTTCGTGAATTGATTCCAAACGCAAACAATCAATGGCTTAAGATTGCATGGCTTACAGCATTTCTGTTTGCAATACATCCAATCCACACGGAGGCGGTAGCAAATATCAAAGGGCGAGATGAGCTTATGACACTGCTGTTTGCGCTGTTAGCGTGGCTATCAGTTTTCAAATGGATTAAAACCGATAAAACTAAACATCTGATTTTAGCCTCTTTATATATCTTCTTAGGGAGCATGAGCAAAGAACATGCTGTAGCATTTGTATTCGTAATACCTTTCTCGCTTTGGTTTTTCAATCACGCCAAACTACGTAAATCAATAATCGCTGTAGTTCCTTTATTTATAGGTGCACTTGCTTTTGTTATCATAAGACAAAATGTTTTAGGCTCGTTCTCATTCGACCCAGGCGATGAGTTGATGAACAATCCTTTTGCTGACGCTTCTGTGGGTCAAAAATATGCAACAATACTATTTACATTTGTTTGGTATCTGAAACTGCTATTTATGCCGCATCCGCTGACATTCGACTATTATCCGTACCACGTCCGGTTGGTTGAACCAACATCACTAATTGCGATTTTATCGCTATTGATTTTTATAGTTATGATTTTCATAGCTTTATATGGATTGAAGAGACGTTATTACGCTTCGTTTTGGATAATTTTCTTTCTTGCAACTTTCGTGTTAATGTCAAACCTACTATTTACAGTAGGAACCTTTATGAACGAACGTTTTATGTTTATACCTTCCATTAGTTTTGCATTTGGATTGGCTTGGTTTTTGAGTTGGTTACTACAGAAAAACAAAAAAATTGCAATATCAGGTTTGATATTAATTACTGCGCTCACATCATTTAAAGTATATTCTCGTAACAAAGTTTGGTACGACGATGCCACTCTATTCTCAACCGATGTGAAGACATCATCTAACTCAGCAAAAAGCAATACAACTATGGGGGGAATGCTTTTTGAAAAGGCTCAAAAAGAGAAAGATAAAGAAAAACAGCACGATATTTTAGTTGAAGCCGATAAATATCTGAGCAAAGCATTAGAAATTCATCCTAACTACAACGATGCCAGACTTTTAAAAGGGAATGTGGTATTCCAACTGCAATCGCCCGATTCGGCTATGCGTTGGTATTTTGATATTTTTAAAAAGTCGCCAAGCCACGCGCACGCATGGAAAAATGCACTTATTGTAGTTGAAAGTATTTCTGATATTGACAGTAGAATTGACACGTACACTAAACTATATAGTATTGATTCTAGCCGATTTGAAATTACTTATAATTTGGGACTTCTATACTCTAAAAATAAGAGTGATTATACACAAGGAACCCTATTTTTAGAAAAGGCAGTAAAATCAAACCCCAATAATAAAAATGCTATACGCGATCTTGGGATAACGTATGGAATGCAAGGCGATTATACAAAATCGGAAGCATTGCTTTCCGATGCGGTCAAACGTTTTCCTAATGATGGTCAACTATTTTATAATTTGGCTATTACGCTCTATAATTTGAAAAAATACGAAGAGGCTCAAAAAGCTTTTAACAAAGCATCAGAATTGGATTCTTCAATAAAACCTGTTAAATTAGTGCAATAA
- a CDS encoding phosphotransferase, which yields MYKVFYNLCKEHLSEELEKVEKMPQGGSERQYFRLFLKNDKTILGVFNPNVPENEAFIKLQGVFQKQSLPVPVIFGIDKSKQYYLCSDNGKNTLFDLIKKDEAGNLEKSVYEYFEQSIKYLAHFQTSFIKEPNIFEYCNVPKEFDRRSIMWDLNYFKYNFLKVRSVPFNEIALEDDFEKLSSKIASIPMRGFMYRDFQSRNIMIDNGKPVFIDFQGGRHGPLQYDVVSILWQALAELSEQDKESLIKSYIIELQKTLPKSQEYFYRDVDEVILLRLLQVLGAYGFRGLIERRSHFIKSLPSGIKQLVKHWENTDLGKKYPELNSCIYFINKQQEHQQHKIKTTGLTVNICSFSYANGSYPIDLSGHGGGYVFDCRGLQNPGRIDGYKHLTGKDKKVIDYMRLYDEVENFIKAAYQIIERHATLYESQGYLYLFAAFGCTGGQHRSVYCAEEVAKRLEFNGFDVHLWHRDIPKI from the coding sequence ATGTATAAAGTATTTTATAATCTTTGCAAAGAACACCTCAGTGAGGAGTTAGAAAAAGTTGAAAAAATGCCACAAGGTGGCTCCGAAAGGCAATATTTTAGGTTGTTTTTAAAAAACGACAAAACAATATTAGGTGTATTTAACCCTAATGTTCCAGAAAACGAGGCTTTTATTAAACTACAAGGTGTATTTCAAAAACAAAGTTTACCTGTACCGGTCATATTTGGAATTGATAAAAGTAAACAATACTATTTGTGTTCCGACAATGGAAAAAACACTTTGTTTGACTTAATAAAAAAAGATGAAGCCGGTAATTTAGAAAAGTCTGTTTACGAATATTTTGAACAATCTATCAAATACTTAGCACATTTTCAAACATCATTTATTAAAGAACCCAATATCTTTGAATATTGTAATGTTCCTAAAGAGTTCGACAGACGTTCCATAATGTGGGATTTGAATTATTTTAAGTATAACTTTCTTAAAGTAAGGTCTGTTCCATTTAACGAAATCGCTTTGGAAGATGATTTTGAAAAGCTATCATCAAAAATTGCTTCTATACCAATGCGAGGATTTATGTACCGCGATTTTCAGTCAAGAAATATTATGATTGACAATGGAAAACCTGTATTTATTGATTTTCAGGGAGGTCGTCACGGTCCTTTGCAATATGACGTGGTAAGTATTCTTTGGCAAGCGTTAGCCGAATTGTCAGAACAAGATAAAGAGAGTTTAATTAAATCGTACATCATTGAACTGCAAAAGACACTGCCAAAAAGTCAAGAGTACTTTTATCGCGATGTAGACGAAGTCATCCTATTAAGACTTCTACAAGTTCTTGGTGCCTACGGCTTCAGAGGTTTAATCGAACGCAGGTCTCATTTTATAAAAAGTCTCCCTTCGGGCATAAAACAGTTAGTTAAACATTGGGAAAATACCGATTTAGGCAAAAAATATCCTGAATTAAATAGTTGTATATACTTCATAAACAAGCAACAAGAGCATCAACAACATAAAATTAAAACTACAGGTCTTACGGTAAATATTTGCAGCTTTTCATATGCTAACGGTAGCTATCCAATTGATTTATCAGGACATGGTGGCGGATACGTTTTTGATTGCCGTGGGTTGCAAAATCCCGGAAGGATTGATGGCTACAAACATCTGACAGGGAAAGACAAAAAAGTGATTGACTATATGAGACTTTATGACGAAGTTGAGAATTTTATAAAAGCTGCTTATCAAATTATTGAAAGGCATGCTACGCTTTACGAAAGTCAAGGCTACCTATACCTTTTTGCTGCTTTTGGCTGTACAGGGGGACAACATCGCTCTGTATATTGTGCAGAAGAAGTTGCTAAACGCCTCGAATTTAATGGGTTTGACGTTCACTTATGGCACAGAGATATTCCGAAAATCTAA
- a CDS encoding NTP transferase domain-containing protein: protein MAQRYSENLTLFILAAGIGSRLGQLTKNRPKALVEVNKTPMIYLLINKMLSYGFSNFVVNLHHHGKMLERHLSNNFPNLKISFSDEEKMLLDTGGALIKAKEFLRNDDPFLVHNVDIILPFNPCEMLVQHTNRKALMTLAVSQRKSKRKLIFNSENELCGWTNTETGELRKAENYTKNNKLLAYSGVQWVSTDYFEIEQRTGKFSIIDSWLDICHKKPVIAYEHSQIGWFDLGTESKIQEAERFSNL, encoded by the coding sequence ATGGCACAGAGATATTCCGAAAATCTAACGCTTTTCATTCTCGCTGCAGGCATTGGTAGCCGCTTGGGCCAATTGACTAAAAACAGACCAAAAGCCTTGGTGGAAGTGAACAAGACCCCCATGATTTATCTTTTGATAAACAAAATGTTGAGTTATGGTTTTTCAAATTTTGTGGTAAACCTGCACCATCACGGAAAAATGCTGGAACGCCACTTATCAAATAACTTTCCAAATCTTAAAATAAGTTTTAGCGACGAAGAAAAAATGTTGCTTGACACGGGTGGAGCATTAATAAAAGCGAAAGAGTTTTTGCGGAACGATGATCCTTTTTTAGTCCATAATGTTGACATTATTTTGCCATTTAATCCATGTGAAATGCTTGTACAGCACACTAATCGAAAAGCATTGATGACACTTGCGGTTAGTCAACGCAAATCGAAACGCAAATTAATTTTTAACTCTGAAAATGAGCTTTGTGGCTGGACAAATACTGAAACAGGAGAATTACGAAAGGCGGAAAACTACACTAAAAACAATAAGCTTCTTGCATATAGCGGTGTTCAATGGGTTTCAACAGATTATTTCGAAATTGAGCAAAGAACAGGAAAATTTAGCATAATAGACTCCTGGTTAGATATTTGCCACAAAAAACCTGTTATCGCATATGAACATTCACAAATTGGATGGTTTGACCTTGGTACTGAAAGCAAGATACAGGAAGCAGAAAGGTTTAGTAATCTGTAA
- a CDS encoding ATP-dependent 6-phosphofructokinase codes for MVLTGGGDCPGLNAVIRAIVKRAAQERDWEIIGSIQAFNGVLWEPTEIKILTEENVAGIHIQGGTIIETTNKGGPFAWPIKNKDGTTSTVDRSDELIRKLQFLGVDAVINIGGDGSQRISQALYEKGLNIIGVPKTIDNDLSATDATFGFQTAVQIATEAVDKLVTTAASHNRVFIVEVMGRDAGWIALHAAVAGGADLCLIPEIPYDINIVTEKINSRFRRDRGFAIVVIAEGAMAKEGHATIQEDGVTGFKNARYGGVAVALRHQLISAGCNHDIRETVLGHLQRGGIPIAYDRVLATQYGVKAFEMVLEEKYGHMVAYRHPDIISVPLTEAISTYNTVQKYHYLVNAAKGVGISFGV; via the coding sequence TTGGTGTTAACAGGAGGTGGAGATTGTCCTGGTTTGAACGCAGTTATTCGTGCTATAGTAAAACGTGCTGCACAAGAGCGTGATTGGGAAATAATAGGTTCAATACAAGCCTTTAATGGAGTTTTGTGGGAACCCACCGAAATAAAAATTCTTACTGAAGAGAATGTTGCAGGTATTCATATTCAAGGAGGGACAATCATCGAAACTACTAATAAAGGAGGTCCTTTTGCGTGGCCTATTAAAAATAAAGATGGCACAACCTCAACAGTCGATCGTAGTGATGAGTTAATTAGGAAGCTTCAGTTTCTTGGTGTTGATGCAGTTATCAATATCGGAGGAGACGGTTCACAGCGTATATCTCAAGCTCTATATGAAAAGGGTCTTAATATTATCGGGGTACCCAAAACTATTGACAACGACCTTTCGGCTACTGATGCTACTTTCGGTTTCCAAACTGCAGTACAAATTGCAACCGAAGCTGTAGATAAGCTTGTTACAACAGCTGCCAGTCACAATAGGGTTTTTATAGTTGAAGTAATGGGACGTGATGCTGGCTGGATAGCTCTACATGCAGCAGTGGCTGGTGGTGCCGATTTGTGTTTAATTCCAGAGATACCTTATGATATAAATATTGTAACTGAAAAAATTAACAGCAGATTTAGGCGCGATAGAGGATTTGCAATAGTCGTAATTGCAGAAGGTGCTATGGCCAAAGAAGGGCATGCTACCATTCAGGAAGATGGTGTAACAGGATTTAAAAATGCAAGATATGGAGGAGTAGCGGTAGCTTTACGGCATCAATTGATTAGTGCAGGATGTAATCACGATATAAGAGAGACTGTTTTGGGTCACTTGCAACGTGGGGGCATACCCATTGCCTACGATAGAGTTTTGGCTACTCAGTATGGTGTTAAAGCTTTTGAAATGGTTTTGGAAGAAAAGTATGGACATATGGTTGCATACAGACATCCCGATATTATTTCAGTTCCGTTGACTGAAGCGATTTCAACATATAATACTGTACAAAAATATCATTATCTTGTCAACGCTGCAAAAGGAGTTGGAATATCCTTTGGTGTGTAG
- the rfaD gene encoding ADP-glyceromanno-heptose 6-epimerase, whose translation MIVVTGAAGFIGSNLVSKLNSNGFKDIVVVDDFSNPDKNKNIESKQISARVDRNRFFDWIDANHRWVQFVFHIGAKSATVGFPKSVYDELNFNYSKTVWTKCVEYGLPLVYASSAATYGAGELGYDDSHEIIPKLRPLNDYGHSKNDFDIWALQQVKKPYFWAGLKYFNVYGPNEYHKGRMASVIFHAFNQINETGKMKLFKSHKSEYVDGGQIRDFVYVKDLSEVMCFLMNNRKDSGIYNVGTGKGRTFLDLIRNTFSAMGKPENIEFIPIPEDIREKYQYFTEANMSKLRGIGYDKEFYSLEDGVHDYVKNYLIKAKYI comes from the coding sequence ATGATAGTAGTAACTGGAGCGGCAGGTTTTATCGGTAGTAATTTAGTTAGCAAGTTAAATTCAAACGGGTTTAAGGATATAGTTGTCGTAGACGATTTTTCAAATCCTGATAAGAATAAAAATATCGAATCAAAACAGATAAGTGCGCGAGTTGACAGAAATAGATTTTTCGACTGGATTGATGCTAATCATCGTTGGGTCCAATTTGTTTTTCATATTGGAGCAAAATCGGCAACAGTAGGATTCCCTAAATCTGTTTATGATGAACTAAACTTCAACTATAGCAAAACAGTTTGGACTAAATGTGTAGAGTACGGATTACCGCTTGTTTACGCCTCAAGTGCTGCTACGTACGGAGCAGGAGAACTTGGCTATGACGATAGCCACGAAATAATTCCAAAGCTCAGACCTTTAAACGACTATGGACACTCAAAAAACGACTTCGATATATGGGCATTACAACAAGTAAAGAAACCGTATTTCTGGGCGGGATTGAAGTATTTTAACGTATATGGACCAAACGAATACCATAAAGGTCGTATGGCTTCCGTTATATTTCACGCTTTCAACCAAATCAATGAAACAGGGAAAATGAAACTTTTCAAGTCTCATAAATCTGAATATGTTGATGGTGGTCAAATACGTGATTTTGTGTATGTTAAAGACCTGTCGGAAGTAATGTGTTTCTTAATGAATAACAGAAAAGATAGCGGAATATATAATGTAGGAACGGGCAAAGGAAGAACGTTTTTAGATTTAATACGTAATACATTCTCAGCAATGGGCAAACCGGAAAACATCGAGTTTATACCAATACCTGAAGATATAAGAGAAAAATATCAGTACTTTACTGAAGCGAACATGAGTAAACTTCGAGGAATAGGTTATGATAAAGAATTTTATTCACTCGAAGATGGAGTCCATGACTACGTGAAAAACTATTTAATTAAGGCTAAATATATCTGA